CATTCCTTCTCCGTTAAAACAAATCCTTCCCATCATGAATTGTGCGTCTCCAGAACCTTGTCCCGCAGCTCTCTCAAGCCATGTGATACCTTTTTTGATGGATTTTGAAACTCCCACACCACGGTAATAACTCATTCCCAAAAGATATTGATCTGTTCTGTTTCCTTGTTCCGCATGTTCCTGCAAAAAAGGATCGTCCTGCAGAATGATGACGCCACGGTATGTTGTGCCCTCTCTGACAAGGGATGGAATGGTGACATTTTGCCTTTCCCGGACACCGGAAGGGATGTTGACGGCGATAGTCTCCTCTCCCAGTTTCAATGTTTTTTTGACACCCAGATTAGCTTCGATTCTCGAAATACGGATTCGATAAATAGGCTCTTCTTCGGGAGTGCATGGTTCAGATGCAGTGTCACGGTTTTCCGTTTGGGTAGGAGCAGCTGAGGGAGGAAAAAGTTCATTGGCATACAATACCGCCCCCTTAGCAACAGCTTCCATGCCTTTGTCCCAGAATTTGCAGGGGATACTTGTCCTTTTCTCCAACAGTTCCCTGAGCCGGGGTGTCTTGCTGCTTCCTCCCACCAGAAGAATGATGTCGGGGGATGATTGATTAGTAGAAACAAGTTGATCCAGAATATCTTCGACCATTCGAACAACTTTTTCAAGTAGGGGTACAATGACCTCTTCCCATTCCGTACGAAGTATTTGCAGGCGTTGTATTCCCCGGGCAGTGGAAAGAATCAAGGAATATTCATTGACCTGGGAAAGCATTTCCTTGGCTTGTCTGATTCTTTTCCGTAAAGCATACCGTTCCGGTACGGGGTCCTTCTGTTCCAGATCAAAGCCAGCTTCCTGTTTTAATCTATTGGCTACATGATTCCACATGATCGTGTCCAATACTTCCCCTCCCATGGTTTCGTCTCCCCGGCTGTAGGCTTTTTGAACCTTGAAGCCTTCTTCAGTGCGCTGGACCAGGCTTAAATCGAGGGTGCCTCCACCCCAGTCCACAATTAAAGCCGAACCCTTAAAGGCTTCTTCCGGACACAATGTGCAAAAGGCTTTTCCTGCAGCTTCCGGCTCCGGCACGAGAATCACCTCCTGAAATCCCGCTTTTTGTGCCGCCTTCTTCAGATCCGCTTTGCGAGCCGGGCTGAAACTGACGGGAATGGTGATGACTGCCCGGTCCAGGTGATAATGGCCTTGAAGGGATTCCTGTTCGCATTTTTCACGAAT
This is a stretch of genomic DNA from Akkermansia sp. N21116. It encodes these proteins:
- a CDS encoding Hsp70 family protein — its product is MKSASIGIDFGTTNTLIAYTWGNSKQPELSRLGQGNDNMPTTIYVSSDGHYCFGDAADDCCVSDPSGYARAFKLWLGGTRTLKPKNSEKEYSAVELTMEFLKHIREKCEQESLQGHYHLDRAVITIPVSFSPARKADLKKAAQKAGFQEVILVPEPEAAGKAFCTLCPEEAFKGSALIVDWGGGTLDLSLVQRTEEGFKVQKAYSRGDETMGGEVLDTIMWNHVANRLKQEAGFDLEQKDPVPERYALRKRIRQAKEMLSQVNEYSLILSTARGIQRLQILRTEWEEVIVPLLEKVVRMVEDILDQLVSTNQSSPDIILLVGGSSKTPRLRELLEKRTSIPCKFWDKGMEAVAKGAVLYANELFPPSAAPTQTENRDTASEPCTPEEEPIYRIRISRIEANLGVKKTLKLGEETIAVNIPSGVRERQNVTIPSLVREGTTYRGVIILQDDPFLQEHAEQGNRTDQYLLGMSYYRGVGVSKSIKKGITWLERAAGQGSGDAQFMMGRICFNGEGMKAPDLEKGLIWFKLALTNSHPEAQKWIDKCQRLLNSSDKKEAIVVTPYVHYSYLMDHKPFTLYVIGERYSVFLSDVGEQVLSKLYKGRTDVVVRIKKTYDEKECLPYYKQKNFQPSEPSPGDNCKNNKDSCFWLALKGVITCFSIILCISFIINHGARGLVSIFALTGFLGWLWKGK